Proteins encoded together in one Quercus lobata isolate SW786 chromosome 3, ValleyOak3.0 Primary Assembly, whole genome shotgun sequence window:
- the LOC115978900 gene encoding sufE-like protein 2, chloroplastic — MVSGLTTTTLSLSSSSSFLFGFSSLKFSQRTRLKFIDNMNERKFTFAPLKCIRVSGFDSCSALTATEAPLAPSSELVSDKLHRLATEFRALHEPIDRVKRLLHYAAILPPADESRTRAPENRVTGCTTQVWVEAELDESGRVRFRADSDSEISKGFCSCLIYVLDGADPEEVAMVKADDLSDLNVGLHGKSHSRVNTWHNVLVAMQKRAKALLPQQPQSCRGY; from the exons ATGGTCTCTGgtctaacaacaacaacactttctctttcttcttcatcatcttttttgtttggttttagtTCCCTGAAATTTTCGCAGCGAACTAGGTTGAAGTTTATAGACAACATGAACGAAAGAAAATTCACGTTCGCGCCTTTGAAATGCATTCGCGTATCGGGTTTCGATTCGTGTTCCGCCTTGACGGCGACGGAGGCTCCGTTAGCTCCGTCGTCGGAGCTGGTTTCCGACAAGCTCCACCGCCTGGCGACGGAGTTCAGGGCCCTGCACGAGCCAATCGACCGGGTGAAGCGGCTGCTGCACTACGCGGCGATTCTTCCTCCGGCGGACGAGTCGAGGACTCGGGCGCCGGAGAACCGGGTCACGGGGTGCACGACCCAGGTGTGGGTGGAGGCCGAGTTGGAcgagtcgggtcgggttcggttCCGGGCCGACAGCGACTCGGAGATTTCCAAAGGGTTCTGCTCGTGCTTGATTTACGTGCTGGACGGAGCGGATCCGGAGGAGGTAGCCATGGTCAAGGCCGACGACTTGTCGGATTTGAACGTGGGCTTGCACGGCAAGTCGCATTCTAGAGTCAACACGTGGCACAATGTCCTCGTTGCTATGCAAAAGAGGGCCAAGGCTTTGCTTCCACAACAACCTCAG AGTTGCAGGGGGTATTAA